One Candidatus Regiella endosymbiont of Tuberolachnus salignus genomic window, AAACGCCACAGAGCAGAATTACGCAAACAGAGCCAACCCTTGCGTAATAAAATTACGCTACTGGAACAAAAAATGGAGCAATTAAGTATTGAATTGCAAACCATTGAACAAAAATTGCTTGATCAAACACTCTACGATATAGCACGTAAAAATGAGCTTATCTCATGTCTGCAACAACAAGCTCAGCTTAAAATGAAATTAGAAAAAGTTGAAATAGCGTGGTTAGCGATGCAAGAACAGCTCGAAATACTGACTAAGGTGTATACCCAATGAATTTCGAGTTACGGCCAGGGGGGGAGACCGATGAGCGTAGACATACTACGTGATTCGGCGAGCACCCGCAGACAACAAAGCCGTAACTTGAAAGGCGAAGGGTATAAAAACCTATTTCAACCTCCTCAAACAAGGCAATAAATATGAAAAAAACAGTAGGTTTTATCGGCTGGCGTGGCATGGTCGGTTCCGTGCTGATGCAACGTATGGAAGAAGAAAACGATTTTGAGGCTATCGAGCCAGTATTTTTCTCTACGTCACAAAAAAGCGACAAAAAGGTTTCAGTGATCAAAAGTCTAGCTGATACCCTCTTAGAAGATGCTTATGATATTAATAAATTGTCAAATATGGACATCATTATCAGCTGTCAAGGCGGCGATTATACCAACAAGATTTATCCACAATTACGTGACAGCGGATGGCAAGGTTATTGGATCGACGCCGCCTCCGCTCTACGCATGAAAGATGACGCCATTATTATTTTGGATCCGGTTAATAAAAAGCAGATTCAGCAGGGCATAGATAAAGGCATCAAAACCTTTGTTGGTGGTAACTGTACCGTTAGCCTGATGTTAATGTCACTGGGCGGATTATTTGCTAATGATTTGGTTGAATGGGCTTCTGTCGCCACTTATCAGGCAGCTTCCGGAGGCGGAGCAAAACATATGCGTGAATTGCTCACGCAAATGGGTGCTTTACATAAAGAGGTCATAACAGAATTGGACAATCCTGCATCAGCCATTCTTGATATTGAACGAAAGGTAACGGAAAAAACCAACAGTAGTAATTTACCCACCGATAATTTCGGTGTACCGCTGGCCGGCAGTTTGATCCCGTGGATTGATAGCGCCCTTCAAAACGGGCAAAGCCGTGAAGAATGGAAGGGTCAGGCAGAGACCAACAAAATATTAGCACGCAAAAATATCATTCCGATTGATGGTTTATGCGTACGTATTGGAGCCCTGCGTTGCCATAGTCAAGCTTTTACCTTGAAACTAAAAAAAGATCTTCCCTTGCCAGAAATTGAACAATTGCTTGCTGAGCATAACAAGTGGGTAGAGGTGATCCCCAATGATCGCAAGAATACAATGAGTAAACTCACTCCAGCAGCCGTCACTGGCAGCTTAAAAACGCCTGTTGGGCGCTTACGTAAACTCAATATGGGATCAACGTATTTATCGGCATTCACCGTAGGGGATCAATTACTGTGGGGTGCCGCAGAGCCACTGCGGCGTATGCTGCGGATCCTTAAAGAAAAATAAAAAAATGTATTTTATTCTATATGACAAGTAATAATTTATACCATAATCTGTTTTTGATAATTTTATTTATGGAGTGACAATAAAATGACATAAAAATTAACTCCAGGAAATATCATTATGAAGAAAGTAGAAGTGTATTCGGTTAGAAAACCCAATTATGTATTAATCAATAGATTAGAATTAACAGGCAATACTGGATCATTGATAAAACAATTTGAAACAGGAAAAAATAGTTCTGTTGAGTTGAAAAATTTAGCAACTGAAGAGAAAGTGGCATTAAAAAAACCAGAGCCAAAACCAAGAACCCTGTTTTTTCCCGTAAAAAAAGGAGAAGAAGGAATAGCCGCTAACAGTAAACCTATTACAAAAGAAGAGGCAGCTAATAGAATACTAGGTGCCGTCAGAGCTCGTACAAAACTATTAGCATCAAAAGAGTTTAATGACGCAAGTCGTCAGGAATTAACCTATAAAAGTGCTAATAGTAAAATATATGGCAAAAAATTTTATCGTGGCATAGAGGGGATTACGCTTTCTGTACCCGATAGGAAGCCTAGTACTCCACTAGAGGGTGGTGCTAAAAAAGCTATTGGTATAAGTGACAGATGGATTGCTCTTGCGCCGCTTAATGAACAATCACCCAAATTTGACACTAAATCTGATAACAGCGATTTACTTGGTTTAAGAACCATGATCTACAGTACAGTAGTCGGAGAGGATGTAATGATTGCTCTTAATGCAGGTGAATCTTTAGCTGCAATATTATTTAATAATAATACCGTCGAAATAAAAGATTTTGAAAATTCCACGAAAGATTTAGCTGAATTACATAAAATAGCTACCTATCTTATCGACATAAAATTAGAAAATATGGCTAAAAATATTAAATTAGAAAATATGGTTGATGATAAAAATAATAGTGTTAAGTTTATTGATTTAGAATCAAGAGTAAGACAGGGACTCCCTACAACCCCCGGAATAACCTTTGAGAACACGACAATTGGTTTGTTGCAACAGTTCACGGAAATAAGTCCAAAGATTATAGAGGGGAAGGAATTTTCACCGCAAGAAAAAAATTCACTTAAAACATATGATGAATATGCATTGCTTATGACGATAGTAGCCGCTACTACAAAAGACGACAAGCTTAGGCAAAGTATGATAGATCCTTGTGTAGACACGAAAGAGTTCTGCGATCCTCCGCAGTATTTTGATTATCCAGGTGCAATGAATGAATTAAACGAAGGGTTGATGAAACAATGGATTAACGAAAATGTAAAAACCGAATATCATGATTATGCAGAAAACCTGTTAAAAAACCCTGCTCAATTTGCCAAAAATAGGACTGAAAACGGATTTGAGAATACATCATTATCAGAAATACTTATTTTTCAACCTAGCTCATAAAATTCAGTATCATTCCAATAATTATAAACAGGAATGATACTGATAATTAAATATTTCAATAATTTGCGGTGATGGTATTTATTAAAATACCATTTCACCGCATAAATCTTTGAATTTTTACTGTCGGTTATGCAAGAAGTTTATTCTTCACGCCGCCAAAACAATTTTTTAGCGAACCCTAATGTATTATTGGTCATTTTGATTTCCCGCAGACACAGCTGCCAAAGGGGGGTTGTCGCGCCTTTGGCAGCGGGGAAACGGTGGCAATAACGCTTACGCATCGAGGTATCCCGCTCTTTTGTTAGCACAGTAATATCACCGCGATACTGAATACCTTTGATTAATTCGATTTGATGGGGCTGGTTGGCAATAGTCCCGACAACCTGTGGATTAATCTGCATTAACTTCGCATGATGGGTGGTCGGTTCAGTCATCAAATATAACGCCATCTTGTCTTGATCAAAAAAATAAAAACAATTCGCGCACCACATATCATCACTACGCTTTGCGCAGAGTGTGAGTACATGCTGTTCGCGCAAAAAATGGCAAATTTCTGCAAGGCTTTCAGCATTATTCACTTATTTCCTTCCTCTTTATTTCTCTTTCTACCTCGTAACCAATTTAAGCTTTCGACGCTGATGGAAAAAAACAGAGAGAAATAGATATATCCCTTAGGTATTTGTACTTGAATGCTTTCCAACATTAAAGTCACTCCAACCAAAATCAAAAAAGCAAGCGCCAACATTTTAACCGAGGGGTAATTATTGACAAACTCTCCAATAGGCCGGGCGGCAAACATCATCACACCGACAGCAACGATAACGGCGGTCATCATAATAAACAGATGATCAGAAAGCCCAACCGCCGTGATGACGGAATCTAAACTAAAAATAATGTCTAACAACATAATTTGTATGATAGCGCTAGCAAAAGAACTCACATGGCTACTGTGATAATTTTCATCCCCAATGATCGAGTCATAAATTTCTTTAGTCGACTTCCAAATTAAAAATAACCCGCCGAAAAACAAGATCAAATCACGTGTTGAAATAGCATGTTCTGCAAGAGTAAAAAGAGGCTTCGTTAAACCAATGACCCAGGTAATAGACGCCAACAAAGTTAAACGCATCAACATCGCAGCAGATAAACCAATCCTTCTCGCTTTATTTTGTTGTGCTTTAGGCAATTTTGCCACGACCAAAGATAAGAAAATAATATTATCTATACCTAAAATAATCTCTAGGATAGTGAGTGTACCCAGAGCTAACCAAGCATTTGGATCAGCAATCCATTCAAACATTACTCATATATCCTATTAAACAAAAAGACTTGATTATACGCGCTATATTTCTATTAATCATAATGAAAGAAGTGGTTATTTTTAAATATACAGGCTATCAAATAGAAAAATAGCGAGATAATAATTTATTAGTAAAGTTTTTTTTCAAATAAAAACCACGAGGCAAGGTCATGATACGCTGCCCTTGTTTACCCACTGCCTCGGTTAAAGACTGACCATTCGCTGCTTTAGGACGCAATTGTAAAATCTCACCATGGTGCGCTCTAATACTTTCCACGTTACCTAAAACAATCAAATCCATCAGCTCTTCCCAATCGTCGCGGAGCTGTTTTTCTTCCTCTGCACTTGGACTCCATAACAAAGGAGTACCAACACGGCGCTCTGCTAAAGGGATCTGCCTTTCACCTTCTACAGGGATCCATAAAACCCGGGAAAGTTTATTGCGAAGATGACAGCTCTCCCAAATCACCCCACTATTGCCCGTTAATGGTGCCACACAAACAAAAGTGGTTTCCAATGCTCTGCCTTGAGCATTCACTGGGATAGTTTTTAGTTCAATGCCGATATCAGCAAAATCCTGCTCAGGCTTACTTCCTGCTTTCGCACCAAGATGAAATTCTAATAATACGCCTACCCAACCTTTTGCTCTTTTCAAATTGGCAGGCATATGCCATTGCGCTTTCATCGCTAATTCACCCAAGGTAAATCCCGATAAAGCCTGAGCACGGAGCAAAAGCTGATTTTCATCACGGAGGGGAGGGACAGAAATTAAATTACACACGAGACCTCTTTAGAAATTGCTGATGCTCTATACCCACTGTCCTTAAAGCTGCCGCTAGGCGGTTAGAGCGTGAGACCGATGAGCGTGGACATACCATGAGGGCGACGGCTCGTAACCAACAACTCAGCGGCTTCAAAGGCGAAGGGTATATAGACCTCTTTCGAAACCTACTGCGTGACGCGGATCCTGCGTTGCCCGGTGCGCGCAATCCTCATGTACTCACACGTACACTCCGGTTGCTGTGCGCCGGGCGCCTTGACTTCACATAACGAACTACGGTTTCGAAAGATGTCTAATGTGAGTATCTTTTAATTAGTTTACCGCCTGTGGTTAGTATGAAACAATCAGATCATTTCTGAATTCTAAGTTTATCGAGGTAGTCTAGTGATCGATGATGATGGCTACCGCCCAAATGTTGGTATTGTCATTTGTAACCGGCAGGGACAGGTTTTATGGGCTCGCCGTTGCGGTCAACATTCCTGGCAATTTCCTCAGGGCGGCATTAATGCAGATGAAACACCAGAACAGGCAATGTACCGTGAACTTTTTGAAGAGGTGGGTTTAAGTAAAAAGAACGTTCGCATATTGGCCTCTACCCGTAGTTGGTTACGTTATAAATTACCTAAACGTTTGGTTCGTTGGGATACGAAACCCGTGTGTGTAGGCCAGAAACAAAAATGGTTTTTACTTCAATTAACCAGTGATGATAGCAATATCAACATGCAACAGAGCAATCCGCCAGAATTTGACGGTTGGCTTTGGGTAAGCTACTGGTATCCTGTACGTCAAGTGGTCTCTTTTAAACGTGATGTATACCGTCGAGTGATGAAGGAATTCGCCGCTGCTGTGATAACAACACAGCTTATGCCCGCTCTATCAATATCAAAAATACCGGCAACGTCTCTACCAAAAAAATGTTAACGTCTACGTTAGAGACTATTTAAAATTTCTTGTGCTCACTGATACTTTGTCAAAAACAGTTCAAAGAAGATTTCGAACAAGCTCTTAAAACCTTCTATGAATAAAGAAAAAATTTGGGATGTTTATTGAGTGACTAACTTTAAACTTATTAGGGTAAGACGGGGTATTTTTTCACCTTTTAAGACTTTATCTGCCATTTCTACGCCTTTTGCACCAATCTTTTCTGGTTGCTGAGCGATGGTCGCCGCCATTTCTCCATTTTTTACCGCTTTAACGGCATCATTAGTACCGTCAAATCCTACCACCAACACATCCGTTCTTCCCAAATTTTGCAACGTGTGCAATGCACCCAACGCCATCTCATCATTCTGTGCAAACACCGCTTGAACCTGTGGGTAAGTGGCTAACAATTCTTGCATCACGTGCATACCATCGGTGCGATCATAATATGCTGGCTGACTGGCTAATAAATTGAACTTATGTTGTTTTACTGATTGTTTGAACCCTTCAGCCCGTTCGCGAACGCCAGAAGAAATAGCAATACCTTCCAATTGTATCACTTTAGCGCCATCCCCGAGTTTATTCGCAATAAAATCCCCCGCCATTTTTGAACCTAATACATTATCAGACGTAATATGACTTTTTACTTTCACCTGATGGGCGACGCGATCCAAAGTGATAACAGGGATATTAGCCTCATTGGCTAATTTAATAGAATTACCTACCGCATTGGAATTTACCGTACTAATTAACAGAAATTTAATATCAGTACGGCTAATCAGAGAATGTACATTGAGTAACTCGGTAGCTGAATTATTCTTCGAATCGAACACCTCTAATTCATAACCCCGTTTGTAGGCTTCTTTTTGTGCGCCTTCTATTAACGAAATAAAAAATGGATTGTTTAAAGTAGAAACGACTAACGCAATGGTATCCTTAGCCATTGTTTGGGTGCTCAATGCAAAATTTAATATAAATAAGGTAACCCATTTATTTATTTTCATAAAAATGATTCCTGTGATAGAAATGATTTATTCCTTTATCATTCATTAACGCCGCTAATAATCTAAACGCCTATACGAAATCTCTCGTGTTTACCAATAATTGGATTAAAAATTTAACTATTTTGACGATAGCACAATCTAAATTCAGAAAACAATATTCTTTATCATCAATATTTACCGCTCTCTTTCACTATTACTTCCTTTTATTAGATTAAATTCTTACCTGTATACTTAATTCAATTATCCTATTAGGTGGTATTTCAAATTGATCTGAGGCACGTAAGGCGTTGCGTTTAAGTAAAATAAACAATTTGCCACGAAAAGAGAGATACCAGGGTCGTTTAGTTAAAAAAATCGATTCATACGACATAAAAAACGATGTTTCTATCATTTGACATGATAAATTTTCTAAACTACAAAGATAAAAAATTTCTTCCACATTTGGCGTCTCTTTAAAACCATAGCGCGCACAGATCTGAAAAAAAGTGGGTGACAGTTTTTTAATTGTAACCCGACGAATATTATGTACATAAGGCGTATTTTCTGTCTGCAGAGTCAACAAAAGTATTCTTTCATGTAATATTTTATTGTGTTTTAGATTACATAATAATGCACAAGGGATAACATTGGCAGCACGTGACATATAAACTGCTGTACCCGGCACGCTCATGGGCGGTGATTTTTCCAACGAAGTTATCATGGCATGCAACGAATTGCCGTGTTCATGCATCCTGCGTAACAGGCAAATCTGCCCATTTTTCCAGGTGGTCATAATAGTAAACATCACCAACCCCAACATGAGCGGCAGCCACCCCCCCGAAAAAAATTTTAAGGCATTAGCCGCAAATAATGGAATATCGATACTCAATAATAGCAACAATAAAACAATAACAACGAGACGATCCCAGTGCCAGTTTTTAAATATTACCGTGCAAAAAAGAACACTGGTGATAATCATAGTCCCTGTTACAGCGATACCATAAGCATTAGCTAAATTACTCGAATGTCCAAAACCTAAGATCACAAATATAACAGCAATATATAAAAGCCAGTTAATGACTGGTATATAAATCTGGCCTGACTCTATTTCTGATGTATTAATAATACGCATTGGCGGTAAATAACCTAAATGTACCGCTTGTCGAGTAAGAGAAAATACGCCGGAGATAACAGCCTGTGAAGCAATAACCGTTGCCAGTGTTGCTAATATCAATAGAGGGATCATTGCCCAATCTGGGGCGAGTAAAAAGAAAGGATTTCTGACAGCTTCAGGATTTTTTAATAATAACGCACCCTGGCCAAAATAATTAAGCACTAAAGAAGGAAATACAAGAATAAACCAACCTAATCGAATAGAACGTTTACCAAAATGCCCCATATCAGTATATAAGGCTTCTACGCCCGTAACGGCCAGTACCACCGAACCCAACGCAAAAAAAGAAACCATTTTATAGTTGATAAAAAAGGTGACCGCCCATTTTGGATGAAGTGCATTCAATACTTCAGGATTAGCAATAATACTACGCAGGCCTAGAACCCCTAAAGTTAAAAACCATATCAACATAACAGGAGCGAAGAGTTTCCCTACTTTAGCCGTTCCTTTTTTTTGAATAGCAAAAAGCAAAGTTAATACCGCTATTGAACAAGGCAAAATGTAATGCTGTAACGAAGGAGCAACAATGTGTAATCCTTCTATCGCTGACATCACAGACATGGCCGGTGTTATCACCACTTCACCATAAAAAAAACTGGCGCCAATGAGACCGATCGTAACTAATTTTGCGGTAATACGCTCAGAAGTGTTACGCCCAGACAACAACATCAAGGTTAAAATCCCGCCCTCGCCCGCGTTATCCGCCCGCATAACAAAAGTTAAATATTTTAGTGAAACACTTAAAACTAACAGCCAAAAAATCAGTGACAAGAATCCAAATACCACATCAGGACGAACATCCAAAGCGTAATGAGAAGAAAAACATTCACGTAAAGTGTAAAGAGAACTTGTCCCTATATCACCGAAAACAATACCTATTGTGGAAAGTGTTATCGCTAATAAAGACTGTTTACGTTCTGTATTCATAGTTTATTTCTTTTGATTACTTAGAGCCTGTTCAAAATCTTCTTTGTATCAGCGAGTACAAGAGATTTCGAATAGGCTCTTAAACATCAGTAAAAGCGTTTTTTACGCCTAAAAATTAGCCAAAAATAGGGAGTGTGTTTTACTGCAACACTTAACTTGAATATACGATTTCTACCGTCATGAATTAATTTTTACCAGAGTCAATTTAAGTATGCATAAATTCAACCAGTTGCATAGTCTTAAAATAAAAATATAAGTTACGCACAGGTTATACCGGGCTTATCAACAGGTTGCTAACAGGTTATCAACAGGTAATAAACTCGGTATAATTGTTATTTATTTTCTTTAATTGGAGCCTTTAATGCCTCACATTACGCTAATCACCGGTAGCACACTCGGTAACACTGAAGATTTCGCTGAAGATTTAACCAAAAAATTACAATTGGCGGGGTTCAGTACCACACTTTTACATGGCCCTAATCTGGATGAACTGCGCCTATCAGGTCAGTGGCTAGTTATCACTTCAACCCATGGTGCAGGCGAGCTCCCGGATAATCTGCAACTTCTATCCACACAAATTAAACAACAAAAACCCGATCTATCTCAGGTCTATTTCGGCGCAATAGGTTTAGGCGACTCTAGCTACGATCAATTTTGTGGCGCAATCAAAAAATTAGAGCAGCAATTGATAGCGCGAGGCGCTATTCAAATGAGTAAAAAACTTGAGATTGATGTGGCTAAATATCCCATTCCAGAAATTGCGGCAGAAAAATGGTTAATTGATTGGATGGCTAAATTTTCATCAGATTAAAAAACAAGCAATCAGCTGTGGATAAACCTGTGTAAAAGCTGTGTAAAGCATGTGTATATCCTGTGATTATCTTGTGGATGAATTTTGAATAAAAAACCCTGTGGATAACTCGCCATTTTATTCACAACTTATACATAAAATAATCACAAGTTACGCACAGGTTATCCTTTTTTTAACGTTATGATTTAAATAAAAAATAATGACTTATCCACAGAAAACGCTCTCCCTAATAATAATAATAATAAAAAAGATCTAAAAAAAAAGATCTTTAAATAATTACCGACGCCAAAAAATCAAAAAACGCAATAAATAAAATTTGGCTAATCAAAAAATTTTGCGTAGAATCCACAGCATTCAGAACGAACAACCCTCATTGGCATAATCGCAAGGTTCAATCAGCATGTTTTGTCCAGAACAATTTGACGTTATCATCATCGGCGGGGGGCATGCAGGCACTGAAGCTGCTATGGCCAGCGCTCGCATGGGATGTCAAACCTTGTTACTAACTCACAACATCGAAACCTTAGGCGAAATGTCTTGCAACCCTGCCATTGGAGGGATCGGCAAGGGGCATCTGGTAAAAGAGATCGACGCACTAGGTGGCCTAATGGGAAAAGCCATCGACCAAGCTGGCATTCAATTTAGAATTTTAAATTCCAGCAAAGGTCCCGCAGTCAGGGCTACCAGAGCGCAAGCAGACAGAGCACTGTATCGGCAAGCGATACGTAACGCGTTAGAAAAACAAAAAAATCTTTCCATTTTCGCTCAAACTGTCGAAGACCTGATCATCGAAAATAATTCTGTAGCGGGTGCAGTGACAAAGACTGGCCAAAGATTCCAAGCCAAAGCCGTAATTTTAACCGTTGGTACCTTCCTCGACGGTAAAATCCATATTGGCTTAGAAAATCACAGCGGGGGTCGTGCAGGAGACCCTGCATCAATCACATTGTCACGTCGCTTAAAAGAACTTCCACTACGAGTCAATCGTTTAAAAACAGGCACTCCACCCCGTATCGATGCAAAAACTATCGACTTTAGTCAATTAACCGTGCAGTTAGGTGACACGCCTATCCCAAGCTTTTCTTTCCTAAACCATCTGACACAACGACCAAAACAGATTGCATGTCATATCACTCACACTAATAAAAAAACACATGAAATCATCAGAAACAATCTTGATCGTAGTCCGATGTACACAGGAGAAATTGAAGGAATCGGCCCCCGCTACTGCCCATCGATTGAAGATAAAATAGTTCGCTTTGCCGACCGTGATACCCATCAAATTTTTTTAGAGCCTGAGGGATTAAACAGTAACGAGATCTACCCAAATGGCATCTCAACCAGTCTGCCTTTAGACACTCAAATAAATCTCATCCACTCGATAAAGGGAATGGAAAACGCGTGCATCATCCGCCCCGGCTATGCCATTGAATATGATTATTTTGATCCACGTGATTTAAAAAACACGTTAGAAAGCAAATATCTCCACGGACTCTTCTTTGCCGGCCAAATCAACGGCACTACCGGTTATGAAGAGGCCGCTGCACAAGGCTTACTCGCAGGGCTAAATGCAGCACGTTTGGCTAAAGGAAAAGAAGGCTGGTCACCAAGACGTGATGAAGCTTATCTTGGCGTCTTAGTAGACGACTTAAGCACGCTAGGTACCAAAGAACCCTACCGCATGTTTACTTCTAGGGCTGAATACCGATTAATGCTACGTGAAGATAACGCTGATTTACGTTTAACTGAAATAGGTCGTGGCTTAGGTTTAGTTGATGATGATCGATGGAAACATTACTGTGAGAAAGTTGAGAAAATAGAAAAAGAACGCCAACGTTTGCGTAATACCTGGATATCTCCTCAATCACCACATATTATGCAAATCAATGAATTACTTAAAACGCCATTATCAAAAGAAGCCAATGGTGAAGAATTATTACGCCGGCCAGAAATTAATTATCATAACCTGACTACACTTAATTTATTTGGCCCCGCACTGCAAGATTATCAAGCTGCCGCTCAAGTTGAAATTCAAACAAAATATCAGGGATATATTGAACGTCAGCAAGAAGAAATCACAAAACAATTACGTAATGAAAATACAAAATTATCCATTAATACCAATTACCACGAAATACCTGGCCTATCAAACGAAGTGATCGCCAAACTTAATGATCATAAACCGCATTCCATTGGGCAAGCATCACGTATTTCAGGTATTACCCCTGCCGCCATATCTATTTTGCTTATTTGGCTAAAAAAACAAAGTTTATTACGCCGCAGTGCTTAATTTAAATAATTTCCTATATAAAGATTAAATATTATTAAGAGCTTAAAAGGTGTTAAAAAAATTAGAACATTTATTAGCAATAGCAGAAATTACCTTATCTGATGAACAAAAAAATCAGCTTATTAATTATGTCTTTTTATTAGATAAATGGAATAAAACTTATAATTTAACCTCGGTACGTGATCCACAACAAATGTTAATTCGTCATATTATGGATAGCATCGTTGTTAAGCCTTATTTACAAGGCGATA contains:
- the asd gene encoding aspartate-semialdehyde dehydrogenase; translated protein: MKKTVGFIGWRGMVGSVLMQRMEEENDFEAIEPVFFSTSQKSDKKVSVIKSLADTLLEDAYDINKLSNMDIIISCQGGDYTNKIYPQLRDSGWQGYWIDAASALRMKDDAIIILDPVNKKQIQQGIDKGIKTFVGGNCTVSLMLMSLGGLFANDLVEWASVATYQAASGGGAKHMRELLTQMGALHKEVITELDNPASAILDIERKVTEKTNSSNLPTDNFGVPLAGSLIPWIDSALQNGQSREEWKGQAETNKILARKNIIPIDGLCVRIGALRCHSQAFTLKLKKDLPLPEIEQLLAEHNKWVEVIPNDRKNTMSKLTPAAVTGSLKTPVGRLRKLNMGSTYLSAFTVGDQLLWGAAEPLRRMLRILKEK
- a CDS encoding YhbP family protein, with translation MNNAESLAEICHFLREQHVLTLCAKRSDDMWCANCFYFFDQDKMALYLMTEPTTHHAKLMQINPQVVGTIANQPHQIELIKGIQYRGDITVLTKERDTSMRKRYCHRFPAAKGATTPLWQLCLREIKMTNNTLGFAKKLFWRREE
- a CDS encoding TerC family protein; the encoded protein is MFEWIADPNAWLALGTLTILEIILGIDNIIFLSLVVAKLPKAQQNKARRIGLSAAMLMRLTLLASITWVIGLTKPLFTLAEHAISTRDLILFFGGLFLIWKSTKEIYDSIIGDENYHSSHVSSFASAIIQIMLLDIIFSLDSVITAVGLSDHLFIMMTAVIVAVGVMMFAARPIGEFVNNYPSVKMLALAFLILVGVTLMLESIQVQIPKGYIYFSLFFSISVESLNWLRGRKRNKEEGNK
- the mutH gene encoding DNA mismatch repair endonuclease MutH, coding for MCNLISVPPLRDENQLLLRAQALSGFTLGELAMKAQWHMPANLKRAKGWVGVLLEFHLGAKAGSKPEQDFADIGIELKTIPVNAQGRALETTFVCVAPLTGNSGVIWESCHLRNKLSRVLWIPVEGERQIPLAERRVGTPLLWSPSAEEEKQLRDDWEELMDLIVLGNVESIRAHHGEILQLRPKAANGQSLTEAVGKQGQRIMTLPRGFYLKKNFTNKLLSRYFSI
- the rppH gene encoding RNA pyrophosphohydrolase, whose translation is MIDDDGYRPNVGIVICNRQGQVLWARRCGQHSWQFPQGGINADETPEQAMYRELFEEVGLSKKNVRILASTRSWLRYKLPKRLVRWDTKPVCVGQKQKWFLLQLTSDDSNINMQQSNPPEFDGWLWVSYWYPVRQVVSFKRDVYRRVMKEFAAAVITTQLMPALSISKIPATSLPKKC
- the rbsB gene encoding ribose ABC transporter substrate-binding protein RbsB, yielding MKINKWVTLFILNFALSTQTMAKDTIALVVSTLNNPFFISLIEGAQKEAYKRGYELEVFDSKNNSATELLNVHSLISRTDIKFLLISTVNSNAVGNSIKLANEANIPVITLDRVAHQVKVKSHITSDNVLGSKMAGDFIANKLGDGAKVIQLEGIAISSGVRERAEGFKQSVKQHKFNLLASQPAYYDRTDGMHVMQELLATYPQVQAVFAQNDEMALGALHTLQNLGRTDVLVVGFDGTNDAVKAVKNGEMAATIAQQPEKIGAKGVEMADKVLKGEKIPRLTLISLKLVTQ
- the kup gene encoding low affinity potassium transporter Kup translates to MNTERKQSLLAITLSTIGIVFGDIGTSSLYTLRECFSSHYALDVRPDVVFGFLSLIFWLLVLSVSLKYLTFVMRADNAGEGGILTLMLLSGRNTSERITAKLVTIGLIGASFFYGEVVITPAMSVMSAIEGLHIVAPSLQHYILPCSIAVLTLLFAIQKKGTAKVGKLFAPVMLIWFLTLGVLGLRSIIANPEVLNALHPKWAVTFFINYKMVSFFALGSVVLAVTGVEALYTDMGHFGKRSIRLGWFILVFPSLVLNYFGQGALLLKNPEAVRNPFFLLAPDWAMIPLLILATLATVIASQAVISGVFSLTRQAVHLGYLPPMRIINTSEIESGQIYIPVINWLLYIAVIFVILGFGHSSNLANAYGIAVTGTMIITSVLFCTVIFKNWHWDRLVVIVLLLLLLSIDIPLFAANALKFFSGGWLPLMLGLVMFTIMTTWKNGQICLLRRMHEHGNSLHAMITSLEKSPPMSVPGTAVYMSRAANVIPCALLCNLKHNKILHERILLLTLQTENTPYVHNIRRVTIKKLSPTFFQICARYGFKETPNVEEIFYLCSLENLSCQMIETSFFMSYESIFLTKRPWYLSFRGKLFILLKRNALRASDQFEIPPNRIIELSIQVRI
- the mioC gene encoding FMN-binding protein MioC, with the translated sequence MPHITLITGSTLGNTEDFAEDLTKKLQLAGFSTTLLHGPNLDELRLSGQWLVITSTHGAGELPDNLQLLSTQIKQQKPDLSQVYFGAIGLGDSSYDQFCGAIKKLEQQLIARGAIQMSKKLEIDVAKYPIPEIAAEKWLIDWMAKFSSD
- the mnmG gene encoding tRNA uridine-5-carboxymethylaminomethyl(34) synthesis enzyme MnmG: MFCPEQFDVIIIGGGHAGTEAAMASARMGCQTLLLTHNIETLGEMSCNPAIGGIGKGHLVKEIDALGGLMGKAIDQAGIQFRILNSSKGPAVRATRAQADRALYRQAIRNALEKQKNLSIFAQTVEDLIIENNSVAGAVTKTGQRFQAKAVILTVGTFLDGKIHIGLENHSGGRAGDPASITLSRRLKELPLRVNRLKTGTPPRIDAKTIDFSQLTVQLGDTPIPSFSFLNHLTQRPKQIACHITHTNKKTHEIIRNNLDRSPMYTGEIEGIGPRYCPSIEDKIVRFADRDTHQIFLEPEGLNSNEIYPNGISTSLPLDTQINLIHSIKGMENACIIRPGYAIEYDYFDPRDLKNTLESKYLHGLFFAGQINGTTGYEEAAAQGLLAGLNAARLAKGKEGWSPRRDEAYLGVLVDDLSTLGTKEPYRMFTSRAEYRLMLREDNADLRLTEIGRGLGLVDDDRWKHYCEKVEKIEKERQRLRNTWISPQSPHIMQINELLKTPLSKEANGEELLRRPEINYHNLTTLNLFGPALQDYQAAAQVEIQTKYQGYIERQQEEITKQLRNENTKLSINTNYHEIPGLSNEVIAKLNDHKPHSIGQASRISGITPAAISILLIWLKKQSLLRRSA